The Mycoplasmopsis gallinacea genome includes a window with the following:
- a CDS encoding lipoprotein 17-related variable surface protein — protein sequence MNFNDENSNWQYRAVGDSWFRLFDASNPGFPNNVNVSDWTGSNYATESGTLYSWQVDGFSNKNVDYGPWWNGNGYNAGTDTKRFKIGYNLINKPLHGSATQGAQSTFYTGAFYFSNDMKLASDIKIHLYIKVDDRNNSTVLQQKTYTIKLKEERNATLSDYDISPWIGKVQRVNKDSLQASKNGDSLEAWLTNYAYLPYYQNTPTSYTSGLSSDLLSKKRTWDDYKASNKHVRMHDILVTTPTNMSDIRDRGFQLSLKNKAEVNFGLFQKNLISGARPEDIIHNNQGGLFVFNIEMNRKLDYLVAGAVAEVEFEPYNDVANPSNTTFFGNTGSSTARKSFFGSAEYREKNDDSDQRIVSGFWKIADRSESQLKKFYTLETIDSSLGSDIYNPNSDAFPGTTLRITENENSNINYLIDKNRINRNKKTISTKSIYQDTKAVNNTNSLRLTSTISSTDVKKWKVKSGSSLTSTPLSSSRFDSNGIEFSPIVYTYTDLELAKRYVDTKQWLNKGQKDYLKILLDNESGFTASNQYSDSVLLTEWKAKIDTLDNQQQAIEAKYKEIRDFPLSNDVYDSSYNANITNKIIYALASQSSKDALDTAIERNINKINFRSSQYNTQSGAIDRTTSTEYSISSPSGASYNNLKSSIDAVYNALNNSFNAVINSGKTEIEKYFAKLAEYPITEQNSSTYSGNYNKAKNLIINTIKAQVKNLNSKSQLNPFVNLNATNEQINTIIDLISKVNKLNNDKNSVKSQIETYKQSQNDFNNLGSFEFASSTNQIDLTALDAFDKNLTNASDKTIQNIFASTDILTSFYNTNNDIFTQQWIEKAKALNGAINEFNTEIDKFNYLDASQKSSAKNALQSALSSNKIFTYNENTVTLSLNNEFIKKINDQMASAFATAKTTAKNKISALNELTEAEKTQVKQEIDSATIYKDSYDANQPFTDKILIGSDKNIKAIVDKWTDINNERARIKDYTATFDYPDKNIDPTAAQQNLVSQQSISPDANGLETKIISISGNNDTGTLTVTYRVVKSSDKTNVYTQNKTYDITGFANEQNRVNNLNATPDYKDASQKPNIQASAVVKRDNNTEDITWVLPERTQIYPGSVRYLGYNDITGKIKIAYKLQSTVDESVISNEKTAEITGFQTEEQRLNNLIDNKQKEFNFSGTKAKDKTTVDEATKENLSGYLVEQLNDQLTNINNQNNAIVVIDEITNKNPDGTITFNYHLKSTRSDIQNNTVVSKTLSATMSGFQSNLDREKADLDAKTNDDLNVVIDKNKMASSFNPDQIQLNPKDDTISVVDKTIAGYNDVIGAIKLTYKLKSNKNGQDVYSEPKEIIITGLKTEAQRLNEILNNLVEGDITFNGTKNNQLPSISPANDKANYSYDATKQNTNKASAFINSIKPDDSTGQNTLNLKLVTTKTQNELISNWNVTNYEAPESQNKDLVITGFRTQAEQNKIDQDAEKARLTKLVANAQITYPDSDQILASSSQISGINAVINSTDNNAEIIIQNITDKNDINGTITVAYVIHSTKGGIYEDVNTDVQNVVLNNFKTEQQRLDELFKNKVATASLTGIDSTNYRQYLPEEALDHLILAVADLENAKVEIVSKTSNNQTNSIDYTYRLVSTRGVVSGHDLNTVTSTETKSGSLPGFKTVAEAEKERLDNLNPNATDDGYTHTIDYSDRNQILASKVKISDQNWTWSVEPNTDHTFSDQEIIAYDDITGKLRVKYKLKSTKPGLSDVKSEYKYATLTGYKTELERLNDLAKQANQPVTITAKDEAKKGGTDQKKASQLTSDDFNATLTEYGQNENVKIETILDTQNANNETGTIQLGYKLISTRPLTGTDGLISGTWDDAPEQAPTIKSDTSNPLLSFDGYVTNDDEEENRIERLIADLVIDYPGKEQWLPLYNETNVIPSGVQVKLSDNRELSAEDISIKENSMTIVSRDDRKGEITVSYTLVSNSRQAVEVEINQTRSKNANTIKGFKTELQRLDELTYSWENAIQNKSTISPSDVILSNITPVSTNDDQAKDVVITSFDDRTGTLNVQYNIYSKRTDLTDIHVVNKTAQITGLQTELQRLNALIVNDQVSKTINYVPNDKAQIKASSLVNKKAEVLANNDNSYFTTLIQDPNTSKAKIIIRDITADDETGQLTVKYVLQSTKDNLTDINSDTENRVVISGFLTNLQEAKNNLKAKIDELVQNNKLTSEQAQALKEKIDSNETDSIDKVNKIELEVDKQVLVNEVEKDFVHLNKAQLADVINKINEAATLEDAKIQKAAGQTLDDKMAKLDEIVKNYEAKKPLDKYTYASETPKNAFDKVIEDAKKLLDKTNTTDLGTDNLDNWIGDEETNTKGEIQSKYEALDGDIQKTIQEVTNNEYLSPKQKEDLINKLNSLDPNTLEKANDDGTKLTLNDIKDEIAQIEAVKKAAINLIKAYENLNQQQKDAYINQIKSSDNDQLETIENNATTLDNKMLELKQAIENVKDVPNSSAYQNADQNNKDAFDNALNVANKIKNGKENTDSNDTFNYNANLDAVQKAIDDLKLANTNINRDEALKYVDNAPYLSTDEKAKFKEQLNQNPITDETIAKLKEQAQIINDAKKVYVDQIKAIDNNDLDQNNKDKYINQIINKEMTLDENNVITNPEDFSKIVFDAQKEALLNKLENNVNQPDLPNILNPKQLTEAKEAINNATDLAEAQKAYEDAINLSKKMAALDKLIKNYEKSIADPNNTKYNKADNKEQFDDKLDEAKKLLTSDSDNGVDNELLEDLLSNNDKSLQHLYEELNGLENDLIEQINNSEVLSPNEKANLIAQVNNIDKHNDEAGQVATLQDKLNKLIADKNNHIKAIENLENLNQSQKDDLINRIKNNDLVDNPAILDQAQNLDNKMKELKDEIAKENEIKGSSYYNKVSEEKRNNYENALINAKKLVNNETPNGYNSANTSLAETQEILDKLKQSFKVIDDETKKINDLYEKLNAKIIEYQKDVDNKELPKEIQDILDELVNYDEDINGINKLIELIKQGKFLKSLNEQWNNSDVKNPDTEKSIQDLNAKINSITELINSVKSSNLNSKLDTSKNFVLNQNQYNLNFAEAEISYFDALENVDKTKFIEATNKLEQLNQTKFVEFANSILNTSYFDTYKPESNLNKKLTKELLKLNYDPLNKIEKSLFETLLKEKAGVEEKLSWLWYLALGLSTTLAAIMIGVLVKKSKK from the coding sequence TTGAATTTTAATGACGAAAATTCTAATTGACAATATAGAGCAGTTGGAGATTCATGATTTAGATTATTTGATGCCTCAAATCCAGGTTTTCCAAACAATGTAAATGTTTCCGATTGAACAGGCAGTAATTATGCAACAGAAAGCGGAACACTTTATTCTTGACAAGTAGATGGTTTTAGTAATAAAAATGTAGATTATGGACCATGATGAAATGGAAATGGATATAACGCAGGTACCGATACCAAAAGATTTAAAATAGGTTATAACTTAATTAATAAACCATTACATGGTTCTGCGACTCAAGGTGCACAATCAACATTCTATACAGGAGCATTTTATTTTTCAAATGATATGAAATTAGCAAGTGATATTAAAATTCACTTGTATATTAAAGTTGATGATAGAAATAATTCAACCGTTTTACAACAAAAAACTTATACTATCAAATTAAAAGAAGAAAGAAATGCTACTTTATCTGATTATGATATTTCACCTTGAATTGGAAAAGTACAAAGAGTAAATAAAGATTCTCTTCAAGCTTCTAAAAATGGAGATAGTTTAGAAGCATGATTAACTAATTACGCATACTTACCTTATTACCAAAATACTCCAACATCATATACAAGTGGTTTAAGTTCAGATTTACTTAGCAAAAAAAGAACTTGAGATGATTATAAAGCTTCAAATAAACATGTTCGAATGCATGATATTTTAGTAACTACTCCAACTAATATGTCAGATATTAGAGATAGAGGATTTCAATTATCACTTAAAAATAAAGCAGAAGTAAATTTTGGTTTATTTCAAAAAAATCTTATTAGTGGAGCAAGACCAGAAGACATTATACATAACAATCAAGGTGGTTTATTTGTTTTCAATATTGAAATGAATAGAAAGCTTGATTATTTAGTTGCCGGAGCAGTAGCAGAAGTAGAATTTGAGCCATATAATGATGTGGCTAATCCAAGTAATACAACGTTTTTTGGAAACACTGGATCATCAACAGCTAGAAAATCTTTCTTTGGATCAGCAGAATATCGTGAAAAAAATGATGATAGTGATCAAAGAATTGTTTCTGGATTTTGAAAAATAGCTGACAGATCTGAATCTCAACTTAAAAAATTCTATACTTTAGAAACTATTGATTCATCACTTGGTTCTGATATTTATAACCCAAATAGTGATGCATTTCCAGGCACAACTTTAAGAATTACTGAAAATGAAAATTCAAATATTAATTATCTCATTGATAAAAATAGAATTAATAGAAACAAAAAAACAATTAGTACAAAAAGCATTTATCAAGATACAAAAGCAGTAAATAATACAAATTCTTTACGTTTAACAAGTACAATTTCTAGTACAGATGTCAAAAAATGAAAAGTTAAAAGCGGTAGCTCATTAACATCAACTCCATTATCATCAAGTAGATTTGATAGTAATGGTATTGAATTTAGTCCAATTGTTTATACATATACTGATCTTGAATTAGCTAAAAGATATGTTGATACTAAACAATGATTAAATAAAGGGCAAAAAGATTATTTAAAAATATTATTAGATAATGAATCAGGATTTACTGCAAGTAATCAATATTCAGATAGCGTTCTCTTAACTGAATGAAAAGCTAAAATTGATACTCTTGATAATCAACAACAAGCAATTGAAGCAAAATATAAAGAGATTCGTGATTTCCCTCTTAGTAATGATGTTTATGATTCAAGCTATAATGCAAATATAACTAATAAAATTATTTATGCTTTAGCTTCACAATCATCAAAAGATGCTTTGGATACAGCAATAGAAAGAAATATTAACAAAATTAATTTCCGTTCAAGTCAATATAATACTCAATCTGGTGCAATTGATAGAACTACTTCTACAGAATATTCAATTTCTAGTCCAAGCGGTGCATCATATAATAATTTAAAATCTTCAATCGATGCAGTTTACAATGCACTTAATAATTCTTTCAATGCTGTAATAAATAGTGGTAAAACTGAAATTGAAAAATATTTTGCAAAATTAGCAGAATATCCAATTACTGAACAAAATTCTTCAACTTATAGTGGCAATTACAATAAAGCTAAAAACCTTATTATTAACACAATTAAAGCTCAAGTTAAAAATCTTAATTCAAAAAGCCAACTAAATCCGTTTGTTAATTTGAATGCTACAAATGAGCAAATTAATACAATTATTGATTTAATAAGTAAAGTTAATAAATTAAATAATGACAAAAATTCAGTTAAGTCACAAATTGAAACTTACAAACAATCACAAAATGACTTTAATAATTTAGGTTCTTTTGAATTTGCAAGTTCTACAAATCAAATTGATTTAACAGCTCTTGATGCATTTGACAAAAATTTAACAAATGCTTCTGATAAAACTATTCAAAATATTTTTGCATCAACTGATATTCTTACTAGTTTTTACAACACCAATAATGATATTTTTACTCAACAATGAATAGAAAAAGCGAAAGCTCTTAATGGTGCAATTAACGAATTTAATACCGAAATAGATAAATTTAATTATTTAGACGCAAGTCAAAAATCAAGTGCCAAAAATGCTTTACAAAGTGCTTTAAGTTCAAACAAGATTTTCACTTATAATGAAAATACAGTTACACTTAGTTTAAATAATGAATTTATTAAAAAAATAAACGATCAAATGGCTAGCGCTTTTGCAACTGCAAAAACAACAGCTAAAAATAAAATTTCAGCATTAAACGAATTAACAGAAGCAGAAAAAACTCAAGTTAAACAAGAAATAGATAGTGCTACTATTTACAAAGATAGTTATGATGCGAACCAACCATTTACTGACAAAATTTTAATTGGTTCGGATAAAAATATTAAAGCAATTGTTGACAAATGAACTGATATTAATAATGAAAGAGCAAGAATTAAAGACTATACTGCTACTTTTGATTATCCAGATAAAAATATTGATCCTACAGCTGCTCAACAAAATTTAGTTTCTCAACAAAGCATTTCACCTGATGCAAATGGTTTAGAAACTAAAATTATTTCTATTAGCGGTAATAATGACACTGGAACTTTAACTGTTACTTATAGAGTAGTAAAATCAAGTGATAAAACTAATGTTTATACTCAAAATAAAACTTATGATATTACTGGCTTTGCTAATGAACAAAATAGAGTTAATAATTTAAATGCTACTCCAGATTATAAAGATGCCAGTCAAAAACCAAATATTCAAGCTTCAGCTGTTGTAAAAAGAGATAATAATACTGAAGATATTACTTGAGTATTACCAGAAAGAACACAAATTTATCCAGGTAGTGTTAGATATCTTGGTTATAACGATATAACCGGCAAAATTAAAATTGCATATAAATTACAATCAACTGTTGATGAAAGTGTAATTTCTAATGAAAAAACTGCAGAAATTACTGGTTTTCAAACAGAAGAACAAAGATTAAATAATTTAATTGACAACAAACAAAAAGAATTTAACTTTAGTGGCACAAAAGCTAAAGATAAAACTACTGTTGATGAAGCTACTAAAGAAAATCTTTCAGGTTATTTAGTAGAACAATTAAATGATCAATTAACTAATATTAACAATCAAAATAATGCTATTGTTGTAATTGATGAAATTACTAATAAAAATCCGGATGGAACTATTACTTTTAATTATCACTTAAAATCAACAAGAAGTGATATTCAAAACAACACTGTAGTTTCTAAGACTTTAAGTGCTACAATGTCTGGATTCCAAAGTAATTTAGATCGTGAAAAAGCTGATTTAGATGCCAAAACTAATGATGATCTTAATGTAGTTATCGATAAAAATAAAATGGCTTCAAGCTTCAACCCAGATCAAATTCAATTAAATCCTAAAGATGACACTATTAGTGTTGTTGATAAAACAATTGCAGGTTACAATGATGTAATTGGAGCAATTAAACTTACTTATAAATTAAAAAGTAATAAAAATGGTCAAGATGTTTATTCTGAACCAAAAGAAATTATTATTACTGGACTTAAAACTGAAGCACAAAGATTAAATGAAATTTTAAATAACCTAGTTGAAGGCGACATTACTTTCAACGGAACTAAAAATAATCAATTACCTTCAATTAGTCCGGCTAATGATAAAGCTAACTATTCATATGATGCAACTAAACAAAATACAAATAAAGCTAGTGCATTTATTAATTCAATTAAACCAGATGATTCAACTGGTCAAAATACTTTAAACTTAAAATTAGTAACAACTAAAACTCAAAATGAATTAATTTCAAATTGAAATGTAACTAATTATGAAGCACCAGAAAGTCAAAACAAAGACTTAGTAATTACTGGTTTTAGAACACAAGCTGAACAAAACAAAATTGATCAAGATGCTGAAAAAGCAAGATTAACTAAGTTAGTTGCTAATGCACAAATTACTTATCCAGATAGCGATCAAATTTTAGCTTCAAGTTCACAAATTTCAGGAATTAATGCTGTAATCAATTCAACAGATAATAATGCTGAAATCATTATTCAAAATATTACAGATAAAAATGATATAAATGGAACTATCACAGTTGCTTATGTAATTCATAGTACTAAAGGTGGCATTTATGAAGATGTTAATACCGATGTACAAAATGTTGTTTTAAACAACTTTAAAACTGAACAACAAAGATTAGATGAATTATTTAAAAATAAAGTTGCAACAGCTTCATTAACTGGTATTGATAGTACAAATTACAGACAATATTTACCTGAAGAAGCATTAGATCATTTAATTTTAGCTGTTGCTGATTTAGAAAATGCTAAAGTTGAAATTGTTTCAAAAACTTCAAATAATCAAACTAATAGCATTGATTATACATATCGTTTAGTTTCAACTAGAGGAGTGGTTAGTGGCCATGATCTAAATACTGTTACATCAACAGAAACTAAATCAGGATCATTGCCTGGTTTTAAAACTGTGGCAGAAGCTGAAAAAGAAAGATTAGACAATCTTAATCCAAATGCGACTGATGATGGTTATACTCATACAATTGATTACTCAGATAGAAATCAAATTCTTGCTTCAAAAGTTAAAATTAGCGATCAAAATTGAACTTGAAGTGTAGAGCCAAATACTGATCATACTTTTAGTGACCAAGAAATTATTGCTTATGATGATATTACTGGCAAATTAAGAGTAAAATACAAATTGAAATCAACTAAACCAGGTTTATCTGATGTTAAATCAGAATATAAATATGCAACCTTAACAGGTTATAAAACTGAATTAGAAAGATTAAATGATTTAGCAAAACAAGCTAATCAACCAGTTACTATAACTGCTAAGGATGAAGCTAAAAAAGGTGGAACAGATCAGAAAAAAGCTTCACAATTAACTTCTGATGACTTTAATGCAACCTTAACAGAATACGGGCAAAATGAAAATGTTAAAATTGAAACAATTTTAGATACTCAAAATGCTAATAATGAAACTGGAACAATTCAATTAGGTTATAAATTAATTTCTACAAGACCATTAACTGGTACAGATGGTTTAATTTCAGGAACTTGAGATGATGCACCTGAACAAGCACCTACAATTAAATCTGACACTTCAAATCCATTATTAAGTTTTGATGGTTATGTAACTAATGATGATGAAGAAGAAAATAGAATTGAAAGATTAATTGCTGATTTAGTAATTGATTATCCAGGTAAAGAACAATGATTACCTCTTTACAATGAAACAAATGTTATTCCTTCTGGGGTACAAGTCAAATTAAGCGATAATCGTGAATTAAGTGCCGAAGACATTTCAATCAAAGAAAATTCAATGACAATTGTTAGTCGAGATGATAGAAAAGGTGAAATTACTGTTAGTTATACTTTAGTTTCAAATTCAAGACAAGCAGTTGAGGTTGAAATTAATCAAACTAGAAGTAAAAATGCCAATACTATTAAAGGTTTCAAAACTGAATTACAAAGATTGGATGAATTAACTTATAGTTGAGAAAATGCAATTCAAAATAAATCAACTATCAGTCCATCTGATGTTATTTTAAGTAATATTACTCCAGTTTCAACTAATGACGATCAAGCTAAAGATGTTGTGATTACAAGTTTTGATGATAGAACAGGTACTTTAAACGTTCAATACAACATTTATTCAAAACGTACTGATTTAACTGATATTCATGTAGTTAATAAAACTGCACAAATTACTGGTTTACAAACCGAATTACAAAGATTAAATGCTTTAATTGTTAATGATCAAGTATCTAAAACAATTAATTATGTACCAAATGATAAAGCACAAATCAAAGCAAGTTCATTAGTTAATAAAAAAGCTGAAGTACTTGCAAATAATGATAATTCATACTTTACAACCTTAATTCAAGATCCAAATACTTCAAAAGCAAAAATTATTATTAGAGATATTACTGCTGATGATGAAACAGGTCAATTAACTGTTAAATATGTATTGCAGTCAACCAAAGATAATTTAACTGATATTAATTCAGATACTGAAAATAGAGTTGTAATTTCTGGTTTCTTAACCAATTTACAAGAAGCTAAAAATAATTTAAAAGCTAAAATTGATGAATTAGTGCAAAATAATAAATTAACTAGCGAACAAGCACAAGCACTTAAAGAAAAAATTGATAGCAATGAAACTGATTCTATCGATAAAGTTAATAAAATCGAATTAGAAGTAGATAAGCAAGTTTTAGTTAATGAAGTAGAAAAAGATTTTGTTCACTTAAATAAAGCTCAATTAGCTGATGTGATTAACAAAATTAATGAAGCTGCAACTCTTGAAGATGCAAAAATACAAAAAGCTGCAGGTCAAACCTTAGATGATAAAATGGCTAAATTAGATGAAATAGTTAAAAACTATGAAGCTAAAAAACCATTAGATAAATATACTTATGCTTCCGAAACTCCTAAAAATGCTTTTGATAAAGTGATTGAAGATGCTAAAAAATTATTAGATAAAACTAATACTACCGATTTAGGTACAGATAATTTAGATAATTGAATTGGTGATGAAGAAACTAATACTAAAGGTGAAATTCAAAGCAAATATGAAGCTTTAGATGGTGATATTCAAAAAACAATTCAAGAAGTAACTAATAATGAATACTTATCTCCAAAACAAAAAGAAGATTTAATTAATAAACTTAATTCATTAGATCCTAATACTTTAGAAAAAGCTAATGATGATGGTACTAAATTAACTTTAAACGATATTAAAGACGAAATTGCTCAAATTGAAGCAGTTAAAAAAGCTGCAATTAATCTTATTAAAGCATATGAAAACTTAAATCAACAACAAAAAGATGCATATATTAATCAAATTAAATCAAGCGATAACGATCAATTAGAAACCATTGAAAATAATGCAACTACTTTAGATAACAAAATGCTTGAGTTAAAACAAGCAATTGAAAATGTTAAAGATGTACCTAATTCAAGTGCATATCAAAATGCAGATCAAAATAATAAAGATGCTTTTGATAATGCATTAAATGTTGCAAACAAAATTAAAAATGGTAAAGAAAACACTGATTCAAATGATACATTTAATTACAATGCAAATTTAGATGCAGTGCAAAAAGCAATTGATGATCTTAAATTAGCTAATACCAATATTAATCGTGATGAAGCTCTTAAATATGTTGATAATGCACCATATTTAAGCACAGATGAAAAAGCAAAATTTAAAGAACAACTTAACCAAAATCCAATTACAGATGAAACTATTGCAAAATTAAAAGAACAAGCGCAAATTATTAATGATGCTAAAAAAGTTTATGTAGATCAAATTAAAGCAATTGACAATAATGATTTAGATCAAAATAACAAAGATAAATATATTAATCAGATCATTAATAAAGAAATGACATTGGATGAAAATAATGTAATTACTAATCCAGAAGACTTTAGCAAAATTGTTTTTGATGCTCAAAAAGAAGCTTTACTTAATAAATTAGAAAACAATGTAAATCAACCTGATTTACCGAATATTCTTAATCCAAAACAATTAACTGAAGCTAAAGAAGCAATTAATAATGCAACTGATTTAGCAGAAGCACAAAAAGCTTATGAAGATGCAATTAATTTAAGTAAAAAAATGGCAGCTTTAGACAAATTAATCAAAAACTATGAAAAATCAATTGCTGATCCAAATAACACAAAATACAATAAAGCTGATAATAAAGAACAATTTGATGATAAATTAGATGAAGCTAAAAAATTATTAACATCAGATTCAGATAATGGTGTTGATAATGAATTATTAGAAGATTTATTATCAAATAATGACAAATCATTACAGCACTTATATGAAGAGTTAAATGGTTTAGAAAATGATTTAATTGAACAAATTAATAATTCAGAAGTTTTATCACCAAATGAAAAAGCTAATTTAATAGCCCAAGTAAATAACATTGATAAACATAATGATGAAGCTGGCCAAGTAGCTACATTGCAAGATAAACTTAATAAATTAATTGCTGATAAAAACAATCATATTAAAGCTATTGAAAACCTCGAAAATCTTAACCAAAGTCAGAAAGATGATTTAATTAACAGAATTAAAAATAATGACTTGGTTGATAACCCGGCAATTTTAGATCAAGCTCAAAATCTTGATAATAAGATGAAAGAGTTAAAAGATGAAATTGCAAAAGAAAACGAAATTAAAGGTTCAAGCTACTATAATAAAGTATCTGAAGAAAAACGTAATAACTACGAAAATGCTTTAATTAATGCTAAAAAATTAGTTAATAATGAAACTCCAAATGGTTATAATAGTGCAAATACTTCACTTGCTGAAACTCAAGAAATTTTAGATAAACTTAAACAAAGTTTCAAAGTAATTGATGATGAAACTAAGAAAATTAATGACTTATATGAGAAGTTAAACGCCAAAATTATTGAGTATCAAAAAGATGTTGATAATAAAGAATTACCAAAAGAAATTCAAGACATTTTAGATGAATTAGTTAATTATGACGAAGATATTAATGGCATTAATAAATTGATTGAATTAATTAAGCAAGGTAAATTTCTTAAATCATTAAACGAGCAATGAAATAATTCAGATGTTAAAAATCCTGATACCGAAAAATCAATTCAAGACTTAAATGCTAAAATTAATTCAATTACTGAATTAATTAATTCAGTTAAATCAAGCAATTTAAATAGTAAATTGGATACAAGTAAAAATTTTGTTCTAAACCAGAATCAATATAATCTAAACTTTGCAGAAGCTGAAATAAGTTATTTTGATGCTCTTGAAAATGTTGATAAAACTAAATTTATTGAAGCAACTAATAAGTTAGAACAATTAAATCAAACTAAGTTTGTTGAATTTGCTAATAGCATCTTAAATACTTCATATTTTGATACTTATAAACCAGAAAGCAATTTAAATAAAAAATTAACTAAAGAATTATTAAAACTTAATTACGACCCATTAAATAAAATAGAAAAATCATTATTTGAAACACTATTAAAAGAAAAAGCAGGTGTTGAAGAAAAATTAAGTTGACTTTGATATTTAGCTTTAGGTTTAAGCACAACTCTTGCAGCTATAATGATTGGTGTTTTAGTTAAAAAAAGTAAAAAATAA
- the gmk gene encoding guanylate kinase, translating to MNKERKEPIIIFTGPSGVGKGTVERLLFEFDELNLSLSCSATTRKPRDGELNGIHYYFIDKDVFRDKIKSRKFLEFSYHLGNYYGTLYSELDKIHKKNKVPMLEIETHGARQVIQKLGQDHPDKYNLITIFLAPPSIEDLRSRIIGRGTENKENLKIRLAKAEEEISESNIFKYIIVNDIPENAANKIREILHKELGIND from the coding sequence ATGAATAAAGAAAGAAAAGAACCTATTATTATTTTTACTGGTCCTTCAGGAGTTGGTAAGGGTACAGTAGAGCGTTTACTGTTTGAATTCGATGAGTTAAACTTATCGCTTTCTTGTTCTGCGACAACAAGAAAACCTAGAGATGGTGAGTTAAATGGAATTCATTATTACTTCATTGATAAAGATGTCTTTAGAGACAAAATTAAGTCACGCAAATTTTTAGAATTTTCTTATCATTTAGGTAATTATTACGGAACTCTTTATTCAGAACTTGACAAAATTCACAAAAAAAATAAAGTACCAATGCTTGAAATTGAAACACATGGTGCAAGACAAGTTATTCAAAAATTAGGACAAGATCACCCTGATAAATATAATTTAATTACAATCTTTTTAGCACCTCCTTCAATTGAAGATTTAAGAAGCAGAATTATTGGCAGAGGTACTGAAAATAAAGAAAACTTAAAAATTCGTTTAGCCAAAGCTGAAGAAGAAATTTCAGAATCTAACATTTTTAAATACATTATTGTTAATGATATTCCTGAAAATGCTGCTAATAAAATTAGAGAAATTCTTCATAAGGAGCTTGGAATAAATGATTAA
- a CDS encoding PP2C family protein-serine/threonine phosphatase — translation MIKFAKLSITGKRAKNDDRIGVFKSENAFLLLLCDGIGGEKHGNVAAETAVEHFGSYFETEFRINSVLDINIWISNAIESLKEKFKQMAKDNFEYTKMGTTLTGAIIMPTIKRITIFNVGDSRAYILFDNNVLKQITNDQNYANLLIELGTKPEDAFLNSNSMHLTSCIGPNMKTTLDIIELNSNNYQKISKLLLSSDGIHGVLDNEQIKNILIVKKTPKENVSQLINEAKNNNSNDNISCIVADFGVNNEQN, via the coding sequence ATGATTAAATTTGCCAAACTTTCAATAACTGGAAAAAGAGCAAAAAACGATGATAGAATAGGTGTTTTCAAAAGTGAAAATGCCTTTTTACTTTTATTATGCGATGGTATTGGTGGCGAAAAACATGGAAATGTAGCAGCTGAAACTGCGGTTGAACATTTTGGAAGCTACTTTGAAACTGAATTTAGAATTAACTCAGTTTTAGATATAAACATATGAATTTCAAATGCTATTGAAAGTCTTAAAGAAAAATTTAAACAAATGGCTAAAGATAATTTTGAATATACCAAAATGGGTACAACACTCACTGGTGCTATTATTATGCCTACAATTAAGCGTATTACCATTTTTAACGTTGGTGATAGCCGTGCTTACATTCTTTTTGATAATAATGTTCTTAAACAAATTACAAATGATCAAAATTATGCTAATTTGCTAATTGAACTTGGGACTAAACCTGAAGATGCATTTTTAAATTCAAATAGTATGCACTTAACTAGCTGTATTGGTCCAAATATGAAAACTACTCTTGATATTATCGAGCTTAATAGCAACAATTACCAAAAAATTTCCAAGCTACTTTTATCAAGTGATGGAATTCATGGTGTTTTAGATAATGAGCAAATTAAAAATATTCTTATTGTCAAAAAAACACCTAAAGAAAACGTTTCTCAATTGATTAATGAAGCAAAAAACAATAATTCTAACGATAACATAAGCTGCATTGTTGCTGATTTTGGAGTCAATAATGAACAAAACTAA